The following proteins are co-located in the Micromonospora coriariae genome:
- a CDS encoding sulfatase family protein encodes MATAGGTGTVAGGGRPPEPPNILFILADDLGWADLGCYGSTEIRTPNLDRLAAAGLLFRHGYACSPWCSSTRIGLYTGRYPTRLQAGLEEPLTTRAEGNGIPADQPTLSSLLLAAGYETAMFGKWHCGWLPWYSPLRIGFQSFYGNFDGAIDYFEHLNTTGEADLYEGETPVEEAGYYTSLISDRAAEFVAADRTGPFYAQLNYTAPHWPWESSGDRDVGAEIRRRFSRQSVPTPLIHPDGGSLAKYAELVEEMDAGIGRVLAALAAAGRAEQTIVVFTSDNGGERWSKNWPLVGEKGDLAEGGIRVPLILRWPAAVASGQVTDEAVHTLDLTATLIDAGGTASDERYPLDGVNLLPWLVDGADFPEHDLFWRTSNQGALRRGRYKYLFDRRDRSVLGNWPRRPGPFHLLYDVTVDGREQADIADHHPELLDDLRTTWTRIDAELLTFPPEHPGVPETTAEHSEPD; translated from the coding sequence ATGGCGACGGCAGGTGGCACGGGGACGGTGGCGGGCGGAGGTCGACCGCCCGAGCCGCCCAATATCCTCTTCATCCTGGCCGACGACCTGGGTTGGGCGGATCTCGGCTGTTACGGCTCTACAGAGATCCGTACCCCCAACCTCGACCGGCTGGCCGCGGCGGGCCTGCTGTTCCGGCACGGCTACGCGTGCTCGCCGTGGTGCTCGTCGACCCGTATCGGGCTCTACACCGGGCGCTACCCCACCCGGCTGCAGGCGGGCCTGGAGGAGCCACTGACCACGCGCGCGGAGGGCAACGGGATTCCCGCCGACCAGCCGACCCTGTCGTCGTTGCTGCTGGCCGCCGGCTACGAGACGGCCATGTTCGGCAAGTGGCACTGCGGCTGGTTGCCCTGGTACAGCCCACTGCGCATCGGCTTCCAGAGCTTCTACGGCAACTTCGACGGGGCGATCGACTACTTCGAGCACCTCAACACCACGGGCGAGGCCGACCTGTACGAGGGAGAGACCCCGGTGGAGGAAGCGGGCTACTACACCTCGCTGATCTCCGACCGCGCGGCCGAGTTCGTCGCCGCGGACCGCACCGGCCCGTTCTACGCGCAGCTCAACTACACCGCGCCGCACTGGCCCTGGGAGAGCTCTGGCGACCGCGACGTCGGTGCGGAGATCCGGCGCAGGTTCAGTCGGCAGTCGGTGCCCACCCCCCTGATCCATCCCGACGGGGGCTCGCTGGCGAAGTACGCCGAGCTCGTCGAGGAGATGGACGCGGGCATCGGCAGGGTGCTCGCCGCGCTCGCCGCGGCCGGACGCGCCGAGCAGACCATCGTGGTCTTCACCTCCGACAACGGCGGTGAGCGATGGTCGAAGAACTGGCCGCTCGTAGGCGAGAAGGGTGATCTCGCCGAGGGTGGCATCCGGGTGCCGCTGATCCTGCGCTGGCCGGCCGCCGTGGCCAGCGGCCAGGTCACCGACGAAGCGGTTCACACCCTGGACCTGACCGCGACGCTCATCGACGCGGGCGGGACGGCCTCGGACGAGCGGTACCCGCTGGACGGGGTGAACCTGTTGCCGTGGCTGGTCGACGGGGCCGACTTCCCCGAGCACGACCTGTTCTGGCGCACCTCCAACCAGGGGGCGCTGCGCCGCGGCCGGTACAAGTACCTGTTCGACCGCCGCGACCGGTCCGTGCTGGGCAACTGGCCGCGCCGCCCCGGTCCCTTCCACCTGCTGTACGACGTGACGGTCGACGGCCGGGAGCAGGCGGACATCGCCGACCACCATCCCGAACTGCTGGACGACCTGCGCACGACCTGGACGCGGATCGACGCCGAGCTGCTGACCTTCCCGCCGGAACACCCCGGCGTGCCGGAGACGACGGCCGAGCACAGCGAGCCGGACTGA
- a CDS encoding D-arabinono-1,4-lactone oxidase, with product MGHEFVNWSGSLSFTPAEYAEPADEDEVRALVRRARQDGTPVRPVGSGHSSSPLVRTDGILLSLDRMAGVISDRGNLATVWAGTRLKTLGEGLYDAGLAMDNLGDVDYQSIAGATATGTHGTGLRFGNLSTQVAGVRLVTGTGEILDIGADSNPELLPAVRLSLGALGVVTQVTLQVQPRYDLHRRSWCAPIDWTLDHLAELQHTNRNMDFYWYPRSDQTQIRVMNRADETPEQQVWALPRVPRSDPWAQPREVQVGPTHRTIPRHRELRFEEIEYMLPAEAFPACFAEVRRRIREQHRRVAGWRVLVRSIAADDIWLSNAYGRPTTTIACLQNTSLPYEEYFRDMEAVFRQYGGRPHWGKKHWLTARQLRPLYPRWDDFQALRRRLDPDGVFLSPDQTRLLEER from the coding sequence GTGGGACACGAGTTCGTCAACTGGTCCGGCAGCCTGTCCTTCACGCCCGCCGAGTACGCGGAACCGGCCGACGAGGACGAGGTCCGCGCCCTCGTGCGGCGCGCCCGGCAGGACGGAACCCCGGTCCGCCCGGTGGGCTCGGGGCACTCGTCGAGCCCGCTGGTCCGGACCGACGGGATCCTGCTCAGCCTGGACCGGATGGCCGGAGTGATCTCCGACCGGGGCAACCTGGCCACGGTGTGGGCGGGCACAAGGCTGAAGACGCTGGGGGAGGGCCTGTACGACGCCGGTCTGGCGATGGACAACCTCGGCGACGTGGACTACCAGTCGATCGCCGGGGCGACCGCCACCGGCACCCACGGCACCGGCCTCCGCTTCGGGAACCTGTCCACCCAGGTGGCCGGCGTCCGACTGGTCACCGGCACGGGCGAGATCCTGGACATCGGCGCGGACAGCAACCCCGAACTCCTGCCGGCGGTGCGGTTGTCCCTCGGCGCCCTAGGCGTGGTCACCCAGGTCACCCTCCAGGTGCAGCCCCGCTACGACCTGCACCGACGGTCCTGGTGCGCCCCCATCGACTGGACCCTCGACCACCTCGCGGAGCTCCAGCACACCAACCGCAACATGGACTTCTACTGGTACCCACGCAGCGACCAAACGCAGATCCGGGTGATGAACCGAGCCGACGAGACACCCGAGCAGCAGGTCTGGGCCCTGCCCCGGGTGCCCAGGTCGGACCCGTGGGCACAGCCCCGCGAGGTCCAGGTCGGACCGACGCACCGCACCATCCCCCGGCACCGCGAGCTGCGATTCGAGGAGATCGAGTACATGCTGCCGGCGGAGGCGTTCCCGGCCTGCTTCGCCGAGGTCCGGCGGCGGATCCGGGAACAGCACCGCCGGGTGGCCGGATGGCGGGTGCTGGTGCGCAGCATCGCCGCCGACGACATCTGGCTCAGCAACGCGTACGGCCGGCCCACCACCACCATCGCCTGCCTTCAGAACACCTCGCTGCCCTACGAGGAGTACTTCCGGGACATGGAGGCGGTCTTCCGGCAGTACGGCGGCCGGCCGCACTGGGGCAAGAAACACTGGCTGACCGCCCGCCAGCTGCGCCCCCTCTATCCCCGCTGGGACGACTTCCAGGCGCTGCGGCGCCGACTCGACCCGGACGGGGTGTTCCTCAGCCCCGACCAGACCCGGCTGCTGGAGGAGCGGTGA
- a CDS encoding glycoside hydrolase family 15 protein, whose amino-acid sequence MTAERGVVRLMVRITPRPGFGAGATGWTQVDGRWHASGVPLRVGADLPLVADGAALTAEVELPAGRTATILLDYGDAAGPAPDPTGLLDRTCRTWRDWSGRSDYAGFAAEAVRRSALVLRGVSFDETGALLAAATTALPEEIGGVRNWDYRFTWHRDASLLLLALFRLGHAEEGRRYLHFLLDICATQADPIAPLVGIHGHTTTERELPHLSGYADSRPVRTGNEAADQVQFDTYGHILDAALVYQQLTGDLTGDQWRLLRRHVDTMARRWREPDHGTWEIRGPRRHYVNSKVMTWVCLDRGIRLADLLDDRAAAVDSWRQARDDLRAEVLDRGYDDAAGSFVLAYGCTDLDASLLRIPLVGFLPADDPRMLATIDRIRQRLAIGPALIRRYQADDGLPGEEGAFLLCSFELVSALVLAGERDSARQLFNQLSAYAGPLGFYSEQLAGDGTALGNYPQAFTHLALIEAALNLDAAGDRDALHTWAERARPVPAGRPVPPPPPT is encoded by the coding sequence GTGACGGCCGAGCGCGGTGTGGTGCGGCTGATGGTTCGGATCACCCCACGACCCGGCTTCGGCGCCGGGGCCACCGGCTGGACGCAGGTCGACGGCCGGTGGCACGCCTCCGGGGTTCCGCTGCGGGTCGGCGCGGACCTGCCGCTCGTCGCGGACGGGGCGGCGCTGACCGCCGAGGTGGAACTGCCCGCCGGCCGGACGGCCACCATCCTGCTCGACTACGGCGACGCCGCGGGGCCGGCGCCGGATCCGACCGGGCTGCTCGATCGGACCTGCCGCACCTGGCGGGACTGGTCCGGCCGCAGCGACTACGCCGGCTTCGCCGCCGAGGCCGTCCGGCGCAGCGCCCTGGTGCTGCGCGGCGTGTCGTTCGACGAGACCGGCGCCCTGCTGGCCGCCGCCACCACCGCGCTGCCCGAGGAGATCGGCGGGGTGCGGAACTGGGACTACCGGTTCACCTGGCACCGGGACGCTTCGCTGCTACTGCTCGCCCTGTTCCGACTCGGTCACGCCGAGGAGGGCCGGCGGTACCTGCACTTCCTGCTGGACATCTGCGCCACGCAGGCGGACCCGATCGCCCCGCTCGTCGGCATCCACGGCCACACCACCACCGAGCGGGAACTGCCGCACCTGTCCGGCTATGCCGACTCGCGACCGGTCCGCACCGGCAACGAGGCCGCCGACCAGGTCCAGTTCGACACCTACGGTCACATCCTCGACGCCGCGCTGGTCTACCAGCAGCTCACCGGCGACCTGACCGGCGACCAGTGGCGGCTGCTGCGGCGGCACGTCGACACCATGGCGCGGCGGTGGCGCGAACCCGACCACGGCACCTGGGAGATTCGCGGCCCCCGCCGGCACTACGTCAACTCGAAGGTGATGACCTGGGTCTGCCTCGACCGGGGCATCCGCCTGGCCGACCTGCTCGACGACCGCGCCGCCGCCGTCGACAGCTGGCGGCAGGCCCGCGACGACCTGCGCGCCGAGGTCCTCGACCGCGGCTACGACGACGCGGCGGGCAGCTTCGTGCTGGCGTACGGCTGCACTGATCTCGACGCGTCCCTGCTGCGGATCCCGCTGGTCGGCTTCCTCCCCGCTGACGACCCGCGGATGCTCGCCACCATCGACCGGATCCGGCAGCGACTCGCGATCGGCCCCGCCCTGATCCGCCGGTACCAGGCGGACGACGGGCTGCCCGGCGAGGAGGGGGCGTTCCTGCTCTGCTCGTTCGAACTGGTCTCCGCCCTCGTGCTGGCCGGCGAGCGAGACTCGGCACGGCAGCTCTTCAACCAACTCAGCGCATACGCGGGACCGCTCGGCTTCTACTCCGAACAACTCGCCGGCGACGGAACCGCCCTGGGCAATTATCCTCAGGCGTTCACCCACCTCGCCCTCATCGAGGCAGCGCTCAACCTGGACGCCGCCGGCGACCGCGACGCCCTGCACACCTGGGCCGAACGCGCCCGACCGGTGCCCGCCGGCCGGCCGGTCCCGCCACCACCACCCACGTGA
- a CDS encoding LLM class flavin-dependent oxidoreductase: MTDPPAPPTPGATMAELGWAQLALVAWLATGLATAAVFVTRGGHRNLLWYLVGGLPGPLLVPIAVERGRAAPQRFDVRFRAPAPTRPGLRVLVGLDGSPDSDRALRAVAHALTGTTSELVLVTVTDPDLVDLEADAERQRARRMLDEVARTLPDGLGDASTEIVAGHPADAILAVADVRDVDLLVIGRLGHGLDEKLLGNVAEDLAHAAAAPSCSAACPARKGSCPAGSGRRAAGCGRRFRAGRAGKPGHPHPAEHRRREEPMPVLGFHASHEQFPPSALLRLVEAARAAGFTRAMCSDHFAPFGAEQGHSGFAWSWLGAALARTDLPLGVVNAPGQRYHPAIVAQAAATLTEMFPGRFWLALGSGQALNEHITGARWPATPERNARLRECVQVIRALFAGECVDHRGLVTVDRAVLWSRPAQPPPVYAAAVTRRPPAGRVPGRTG; the protein is encoded by the coding sequence ATGACCGACCCGCCCGCACCGCCCACGCCCGGAGCCACCATGGCTGAGCTGGGCTGGGCCCAGCTGGCGCTGGTGGCCTGGCTGGCGACGGGACTGGCTACCGCGGCGGTCTTCGTCACCCGCGGCGGGCACCGCAACCTGCTCTGGTACCTCGTCGGCGGGCTGCCCGGCCCGCTGCTCGTCCCGATCGCCGTCGAGCGTGGTCGGGCCGCCCCGCAGCGGTTCGACGTCCGCTTCCGGGCGCCGGCACCCACCCGGCCCGGCCTGCGCGTGCTGGTCGGCCTGGACGGCTCACCCGACTCCGACCGGGCGCTGCGCGCCGTCGCCCACGCGCTGACCGGGACCACCAGCGAGCTGGTCCTGGTCACCGTCACCGACCCGGACCTGGTTGACCTTGAGGCGGACGCGGAGCGCCAGCGGGCCCGGCGGATGCTGGACGAGGTTGCCCGCACCCTGCCGGACGGGTTGGGCGACGCGAGCACGGAGATCGTGGCCGGCCACCCGGCCGACGCCATCCTGGCCGTCGCCGACGTCCGCGACGTGGACCTGCTGGTGATCGGGCGGCTGGGGCACGGGCTCGACGAGAAGCTGCTGGGCAACGTGGCGGAGGACCTGGCCCACGCAGCAGCCGCGCCGTCCTGCTCGGCAGCCTGCCCGGCCAGGAAGGGATCCTGCCCGGCCGGTTCGGGGCGTCGTGCCGCCGGGTGCGGGCGTCGTTTCCGCGCGGGAAGGGCGGGTAAACCGGGTCATCCGCACCCGGCGGAGCACCGACGGCGGGAGGAGCCCATGCCGGTCCTCGGCTTCCACGCCTCGCACGAGCAGTTCCCGCCGAGCGCGCTGCTGCGGCTGGTCGAGGCGGCCCGGGCGGCCGGTTTCACCCGCGCAATGTGCTCGGACCACTTCGCCCCGTTTGGGGCGGAGCAGGGCCACTCCGGGTTCGCCTGGTCCTGGCTGGGGGCGGCGCTGGCCCGTACCGACCTGCCGCTGGGCGTGGTGAACGCGCCCGGCCAGCGCTACCACCCGGCCATCGTCGCGCAGGCCGCGGCCACCCTGACGGAGATGTTCCCGGGTCGGTTCTGGCTCGCCCTCGGCAGCGGCCAGGCGCTCAACGAGCACATCACCGGCGCCCGGTGGCCGGCCACGCCGGAACGCAACGCCCGGCTGCGGGAGTGCGTGCAGGTGATCCGCGCCCTGTTCGCCGGCGAGTGCGTCGACCACAGGGGGCTGGTCACCGTCGACCGGGCGGTGCTGTGGTCGCGGCCGGCGCAGCCGCCACCGGTGTACGCGGCGGCGGTCACCCGGAGACCGCCCGCTGGGCGGGTTCCTGGGCGGACGGGCTGA
- a CDS encoding IS3 family transposase (programmed frameshift), whose protein sequence is MPKAFPLEFRRDVVAVARKGEAPIAQIAKDFGISEACLHRWLKLADVEDGIRPGTTSSESAELRELRRRNKVLEQENEILRRAAAYFAKEIFPKMMYPLVGDLAADGIPVAVTCRVLGFSKQAYYAWRAEPVSQRHLDDAHLINAALDIHADDPAFGYRFIADELPAHGISAGANRVARLCSQQRIWSVFAKRRGLTRRAGPPVHDDLVQRRFTADAPDQLWLTDITEHPTAEGKLYLCAIKDVYSGRIVGYSIDTRMKASLAVAALSNATRLRNPAATIVHSDRGSQFRSRKFVKALHRNGLTGSMGRVGACGDNAAMESFFALLQRNVLDRQRWQTRHDLRLAIVTWIERTYHRRRRQRRLGRLTPIEFETINQPAHAA, encoded by the exons ATGCCGAAAGCGTTCCCCCTGGAGTTCCGCCGTGACGTCGTCGCGGTCGCCCGTAAGGGCGAGGCCCCCATCGCCCAGATCGCGAAGGACTTCGGGATCTCCGAGGCCTGTTTGCACCGCTGGCTCAAGCTCGCCGACGTCGAGGACGGCATCCGTCCCGGGACCACCAGCAGCGAGTCGGCGGAGCTGCGGGAGCTGCGCCGCAGGAACAAGGTGCTGGAACAGGAGAACGAGATCCTGCGGCGGGCCGCGGCGTACTTCGCCAAGGAGATCT TCCCCAAAATGATGTACCCGCTGGTCGGTGACCTGGCCGCGGACGGGATCCCCGTCGCGGTGACCTGCCGGGTGCTGGGGTTCAGTAAGCAGGCCTACTACGCGTGGCGCGCCGAGCCGGTCTCGCAGCGACACCTCGACGACGCTCACCTGATCAACGCCGCCCTCGACATCCACGCCGACGACCCGGCGTTCGGCTACCGGTTCATCGCCGACGAACTACCCGCCCACGGCATCAGCGCCGGCGCCAACCGGGTCGCGCGGCTGTGTTCACAGCAGCGCATCTGGTCGGTCTTCGCCAAGCGCAGAGGCCTGACCAGGCGGGCCGGACCCCCGGTGCACGACGACCTGGTGCAGCGCCGCTTCACCGCCGACGCCCCCGACCAGCTGTGGCTGACCGACATCACCGAACACCCCACCGCCGAGGGCAAGCTCTACCTGTGCGCGATCAAGGACGTGTACTCCGGCCGGATCGTCGGCTACTCCATCGACACCCGCATGAAAGCCTCGTTGGCCGTCGCTGCGCTGTCGAACGCCACCCGGCTGCGGAACCCGGCCGCGACGATCGTGCACTCCGACAGGGGCAGCCAATTTCGGTCCAGGAAATTCGTGAAAGCGTTGCACCGCAACGGGTTGACCGGCTCGATGGGCCGCGTCGGCGCCTGCGGGGACAACGCCGCCATGGAGTCGTTCTTCGCCCTGCTGCAGCGCAATGTCCTGGACCGGCAACGCTGGCAAACACGCCACGACCTACGCCTGGCGATCGTGACCTGGATCGAACGGACCTACCACCGCCGGCGACGGCAACGCCGCCTCGGCCGGCTCACGCCCATCGAGTTTGAGACAATCAACCAGCCCGCACACGCGGCCTGA
- a CDS encoding trehalase-like domain-containing protein, which yields MSFPPVDSYAFLSDTHTAALVAPDGTVEWFCVPHFEGDAVFARLLDRQVGGGSRSPSTAARQRPAGTCRTPWCYTASATGRAAGPSAETS from the coding sequence ATGAGCTTCCCGCCCGTCGACTCGTACGCCTTCCTCTCCGACACCCACACCGCCGCGCTGGTCGCACCGGACGGGACGGTCGAATGGTTCTGCGTACCGCACTTCGAGGGTGACGCCGTCTTCGCCCGGTTGCTCGACCGACAGGTCGGCGGCGGTTCTCGCTCACCGTCGACGGCTGCCCGGCAGCGGCCCGCCGGTACCTGCCGGACACCCTGGTGCTACACAGCGAGTGCGACGGGCCGGGCGGCAGGGCCGTCGGCCGAGACTTCCTAG
- a CDS encoding DUF6328 family protein has translation MARETEKQRLERNFTDELKELRVAQTGVQILFAFLLTLPFTAGFPHVTPFQRDAYLVALVSAAAATALIIAPVAMHSALFRQARKSELVRYAHRVSTGALGFLLIAMTSAVLLITDYVLPRGVALLLSAITALVFLLLWVGLPLTRRDWGRAR, from the coding sequence ATGGCCAGGGAGACCGAGAAGCAGCGCCTGGAGCGCAACTTCACCGACGAGTTGAAGGAGCTGCGCGTCGCACAGACGGGCGTGCAGATCCTCTTCGCCTTCCTGCTCACCCTGCCGTTCACCGCCGGATTCCCGCACGTGACCCCGTTCCAGCGCGACGCGTACCTCGTTGCGCTGGTGTCCGCCGCCGCCGCGACCGCACTGATCATCGCGCCGGTCGCGATGCACTCGGCGCTGTTCCGCCAGGCCCGCAAATCCGAGCTGGTCCGATACGCGCACCGGGTGTCCACCGGCGCGCTGGGCTTCCTGCTGATCGCCATGACCAGCGCGGTGCTGCTGATCACCGACTACGTGCTCCCCCGCGGCGTCGCCCTGCTGCTGTCCGCCATCACCGCGCTGGTCTTCCTGCTGCTCTGGGTGGGCCTGCCGCTCACCCGACGCGATTGGGGACGGGCGAGGTGA
- a CDS encoding LLM class flavin-dependent oxidoreductase, with protein MVAAGAAATGVRGGGHPETARWAGSWADGLITINQGIDRVRQVVDAYRDGGGGGPVLLQVHLSWAADEETALRVAHEQWRTAILGSDLGWDLATPDDFAEATAYVRPEDMREHVLVSSDTGRHTHWLREYADLGVDEIYLHHVGRDQDGFLEVFGSRVLPELV; from the coding sequence GTGGTCGCGGCCGGCGCAGCCGCCACCGGTGTACGCGGCGGCGGTCACCCGGAGACCGCCCGCTGGGCGGGTTCCTGGGCGGACGGGCTGATCACCATCAACCAGGGCATCGACAGGGTACGGCAGGTGGTCGACGCGTACCGGGACGGCGGGGGTGGCGGGCCGGTGCTGCTGCAGGTGCACCTGTCCTGGGCCGCCGACGAGGAGACCGCCCTACGGGTGGCCCACGAGCAGTGGCGTACCGCCATCCTCGGCAGCGATCTCGGCTGGGACCTGGCCACCCCGGACGACTTCGCCGAGGCCACCGCCTACGTCCGCCCGGAGGACATGCGGGAGCACGTGCTGGTCTCCAGCGACACCGGCCGGCACACTCACTGGCTGCGCGAGTACGCTGACCTGGGCGTCGACGAGATCTACCTGCACCATGTCGGGCGGGACCAGGACGGATTCCTGGAGGTCTTCGGCTCCCGCGTGCTGCCGGAGCTGGTATGA
- a CDS encoding DNA methyltransferase, translating into MHRAHEDRHRDHDGRNPDPTGPESLSVWATAQSTGPVQRRGRYVPESVKHPARMLPAIAAHAVAAYTNPGDLVLDPMCGIGTTLVEAIHAGRDAIGVEYESRWSDIADANITHAQHQGATGRAAVMRGDATRILSLVPAALAGQVALVVTSPPYGPTVHGLVRPGADGVAKFDNAYNDGTDRGNLAYRDLTGLADGFAQILAGCHTLLRPGGVVVVTARPWRKHAQLVDLPSAVIGAGIRAGLTPVDRCVALLAAVRDGHLVARPSFFQLQQVRRARTAGTPMHLIAHEDVLVFAKTQPPTELREGRQ; encoded by the coding sequence ATGCACCGCGCCCACGAGGATCGCCACCGGGATCACGACGGACGAAACCCGGACCCGACCGGGCCAGAGAGCCTGTCGGTGTGGGCTACCGCCCAGAGCACCGGGCCGGTACAGCGCCGAGGCCGCTACGTGCCCGAATCGGTAAAGCACCCCGCCCGGATGCTGCCGGCGATCGCCGCCCACGCCGTCGCCGCCTACACCAACCCGGGGGACCTGGTCCTCGACCCGATGTGCGGCATCGGCACCACCCTCGTCGAGGCCATCCACGCCGGCCGCGACGCCATCGGCGTCGAATACGAGTCCCGCTGGTCCGACATCGCCGACGCCAACATCACCCACGCCCAGCACCAAGGGGCGACCGGTAGGGCGGCAGTGATGCGCGGCGACGCGACCCGCATCCTGTCCCTCGTTCCCGCCGCCCTCGCCGGGCAGGTCGCCCTCGTGGTGACCTCGCCGCCGTACGGGCCGACCGTCCACGGCCTGGTCCGCCCCGGCGCCGACGGAGTGGCGAAGTTCGACAACGCCTACAACGACGGCACCGACCGAGGCAACCTCGCCTACCGCGACCTCACCGGCCTCGCCGACGGGTTCGCCCAGATCCTGGCCGGCTGCCACACACTCCTGCGTCCCGGCGGCGTCGTCGTCGTCACCGCCCGGCCCTGGCGCAAGCACGCGCAGCTGGTCGACCTGCCGTCTGCGGTCATCGGTGCGGGGATCCGCGCAGGCCTGACACCGGTCGACCGGTGCGTCGCACTCCTCGCGGCCGTCCGCGACGGGCACCTCGTCGCCCGACCCAGCTTCTTCCAGCTTCAGCAGGTCCGCCGGGCCCGCACCGCGGGCACCCCGATGCACCTCATCGCACACGAAGACGTCCTCGTGTTCGCCAAGACCCAGCCTCCCACTGAGCTACGGGAGGGCCGCCAGTGA
- a CDS encoding bile acid:sodium symporter family protein: MMLRDVLSGLANLAVLVFAVTSMLSVGFAHSAREILSPLRDVSKLLRALLANFVLVPLLGLAIVRVWPLERPLAAGLVLVAMAAGAPFLIKLTALAKAEVALSATLLVLLLPLTVLYAPIVVPRVLPEADVSAVALAVPLVLTMLLPLAVGLLVHARWPALARRSTPVVRHASTVALVVLVAGTTLANIPTIIELFTTGAIVAPVLLIVGAFVIGFLLGGKDRNAREVLGLGTAQRNISAATVMATQGFTDNDTLVMVIAASLAGFALLFPAAAVLRRSESAPANPNG, translated from the coding sequence ATGATGCTGCGCGATGTCCTGTCCGGGCTGGCGAACCTGGCGGTCCTGGTGTTCGCCGTGACGTCGATGCTCTCGGTCGGGTTCGCCCACTCGGCCCGGGAGATCCTCAGCCCACTGCGGGACGTGTCGAAGTTGCTGCGGGCGCTGCTGGCCAACTTCGTCCTGGTCCCCCTCCTCGGGCTCGCCATCGTCCGGGTCTGGCCGCTCGAGCGCCCGCTGGCGGCCGGGCTGGTCCTGGTCGCGATGGCCGCCGGCGCACCGTTCCTGATCAAACTGACCGCACTGGCCAAGGCCGAGGTCGCGCTCAGCGCCACGCTGCTGGTGCTGCTGCTACCCCTCACCGTCCTGTACGCGCCGATCGTCGTGCCCCGGGTCCTGCCCGAGGCGGACGTCTCCGCCGTCGCCCTCGCGGTGCCGCTGGTCCTCACCATGCTGCTGCCCCTCGCCGTGGGCCTGCTGGTCCACGCGCGCTGGCCCGCGCTGGCCCGGCGGTCAACGCCGGTCGTCCGCCACGCCTCCACCGTCGCGCTGGTGGTGCTCGTCGCGGGCACCACGCTGGCCAACATCCCGACGATCATCGAGCTGTTCACGACGGGCGCGATCGTGGCGCCCGTGCTGCTGATCGTCGGCGCGTTCGTGATCGGTTTCCTGCTCGGCGGCAAAGACCGCAATGCCCGCGAGGTGCTCGGGCTCGGCACCGCGCAGCGCAACATCTCCGCGGCGACGGTAATGGCCACCCAGGGCTTCACCGACAACGACACCCTGGTCATGGTGATCGCGGCGTCACTCGCCGGCTTCGCGCTGCTCTTCCCTGCGGCAGCAGTGCTGCGCCGCAGTGAGTCCGCCCCCGCCAACCCGAACGGTTGA
- a CDS encoding DUF421 domain-containing protein, whose product MSTANVASRRRGPGSVQYSRIDPDYRGSGEAGGAGQMIEFLRSLVGIGADNLNPGQMALRAVLTFVVAVIIVRLGHKRLFGKGTAFDLVVAIMFGSVMSRAITNTLGLLAIWLAGFVLVMLHRLMAALAYRLDWFGPLVKGHPVLLVKDGQADPAALRDAHISRMDLDQALHETGSENDLSRVRLAYLERDGTISVIPRHEGPRILEVSLDKDVQVVRIAVE is encoded by the coding sequence GTGTCCACGGCGAACGTCGCTTCACGCCGCCGCGGCCCCGGCAGTGTCCAGTATTCTCGGATTGATCCTGATTATCGCGGTTCAGGCGAGGCTGGAGGTGCCGGTCAGATGATTGAGTTTTTGCGGTCCCTGGTCGGCATCGGCGCGGACAACCTCAATCCCGGTCAGATGGCACTGCGGGCGGTCCTGACCTTCGTGGTGGCGGTGATCATCGTCCGTCTGGGCCACAAGCGGCTGTTCGGTAAGGGGACGGCGTTCGACCTCGTCGTGGCGATCATGTTCGGCTCCGTGATGAGCCGCGCCATCACGAACACCTTGGGGCTGCTCGCGATCTGGCTGGCCGGTTTCGTGCTCGTCATGTTGCATCGGCTGATGGCGGCCCTCGCGTACCGCCTCGACTGGTTCGGTCCGCTCGTCAAGGGTCATCCGGTGCTGCTGGTCAAGGACGGGCAGGCCGATCCTGCCGCGCTGCGCGACGCGCACATCTCCCGGATGGATCTCGACCAGGCGCTGCACGAGACGGGCAGCGAAAACGATCTCTCCCGGGTGCGGCTCGCCTACCTCGAACGGGACGGCACGATCAGCGTGATCCCGCGCCACGAGGGGCCCCGGATCCTCGAGGTGAGCCTCGACAAGGACGTTCAGGTGGTGCGGATCGCGGTGGAGTGA